The Romeriopsis navalis LEGE 11480 genome includes a region encoding these proteins:
- the rimI gene encoding ribosomal protein S18-alanine N-acetyltransferase, translating to MHLSLEHLTTDFLPEIVALDRACFGKLWSTEQYQREFDSPNSDILTLLRVDSREILAYGCVWEIVDEAHITIVAVHPAQRQQGFGKLMLWGLLQAAIIRQLARATLEVRATNTTAIQLYEQFGFETAGRRKKYYADTGEDALILWKGGLRNSTCHKQLTAVRQNLYQKFQQQSFDLIVSLDTAGNTEIGSAAS from the coding sequence GATCGCGCCTGCTTTGGCAAACTTTGGTCAACCGAGCAATACCAGCGAGAGTTTGATAGCCCCAACAGCGACATCCTGACATTATTGCGAGTTGATAGCCGGGAGATTTTAGCCTACGGCTGTGTATGGGAAATTGTGGATGAAGCACATATTACGATCGTCGCCGTCCATCCCGCACAACGACAACAAGGATTTGGAAAACTGATGCTGTGGGGGTTACTACAAGCGGCAATTATCCGCCAGCTTGCCCGAGCCACCCTCGAAGTCCGCGCAACGAATACCACTGCCATCCAGTTATACGAACAGTTCGGCTTCGAAACCGCTGGCCGTCGCAAAAAGTATTACGCCGATACCGGTGAAGACGCCTTAATTCTCTGGAAAGGCGGATTACGCAACTCAACTTGCCATAAGCAATTGACTGCGGTTAGGCAAAACCTATATCAGAAATTTCAACAACAAAGTTTCGATTTAATAGTTTCTTTAGATACAGCAGGGAATACGGAGATCGGCAGTGCTGCCTCCTAG